The proteins below are encoded in one region of Shewanella algae:
- a CDS encoding helix-turn-helix transcriptional regulator has translation MSTVLNQAALTEAQSSFRQVLQTVGPLIARLGFQGFWFQGLPSNAREYLEHPENQGLFAPVWLRRPIASLASSGRIATLQQYYLEHFARSDSNFAESLSADKAWRYRWQEHDPVKTLFAKHGYDTVLSFPVPSYANPTWFGRFILLASGRPEPDPERVQQTLILVQSLLFEHDRQRFNPFLQSRIFKANARKVLRMAATGLQNHEISDRLHISVRGVEYHMESMRKKLGASNRANLIHLAHQFELI, from the coding sequence ATGAGTACAGTATTGAATCAGGCTGCACTCACGGAAGCACAGAGCAGTTTCAGACAAGTACTGCAAACCGTCGGCCCGCTGATCGCCAGGCTGGGGTTCCAGGGGTTCTGGTTTCAGGGGTTGCCAAGCAATGCCAGGGAGTATTTGGAACACCCGGAAAATCAAGGCTTGTTCGCCCCTGTGTGGCTGCGAAGGCCAATAGCCTCACTGGCTTCCTCCGGTAGGATAGCGACCCTGCAGCAATATTATCTGGAACATTTTGCCCGCAGCGACAGTAACTTTGCCGAGTCTTTAAGCGCAGATAAAGCCTGGCGGTATCGCTGGCAAGAGCACGACCCGGTAAAAACTTTGTTTGCCAAACATGGTTACGACACTGTTCTGAGCTTTCCTGTCCCCAGCTATGCCAACCCGACCTGGTTTGGTCGTTTCATATTGCTGGCATCGGGCCGTCCCGAGCCGGATCCGGAACGGGTACAGCAGACCTTGATCTTGGTGCAAAGTCTGCTGTTTGAACATGACAGGCAGAGGTTCAACCCCTTTCTGCAGAGCCGGATCTTCAAGGCCAATGCCAGAAAAGTGCTGCGAATGGCCGCAACCGGACTACAAAATCATGAGATCTCTGATCGACTGCACATTAGTGTTCGTGGGGTTGAATACCATATGGAGTCAATGCGCAAGAAACTGGGTGCCAGCAACAGGGCAAATCTGATCCATCTGGCCCATCAATTTGAGTTGATCTGA
- a CDS encoding response regulator transcription factor gives MLILLVEDNRLLANNIIQYLAIKGIECDYAETLAQANELLRQQHFDVVVLDLNLPDGDGVRACQGWKAQCMTTPVIMLTARSGLDDRLSGFDAGADDYLIKPFAMEELVARLRVVAQRRPAPPRLQLGELEMDFGKHEAYRQGQLLSLSRTGWQILALLARRSPETVEREEIERMLWPDCPPDSDSLRSHLHLLRRVVDKPFDSQLIHTIRGVGLCLRSD, from the coding sequence ATGTTAATTCTGCTGGTCGAAGATAATCGTCTGTTGGCAAACAATATTATTCAGTACCTGGCGATAAAAGGCATTGAATGTGACTATGCCGAAACCCTGGCTCAGGCCAATGAACTGCTGAGACAGCAGCATTTCGATGTGGTGGTGCTGGATCTCAACTTGCCCGACGGGGACGGTGTTCGAGCATGCCAGGGCTGGAAGGCCCAGTGTATGACCACGCCGGTGATCATGCTGACCGCCCGCAGCGGTTTGGATGACAGGTTGAGCGGCTTTGATGCCGGCGCCGATGATTATCTGATCAAACCCTTCGCCATGGAGGAGCTGGTGGCCCGCCTAAGAGTTGTGGCTCAGCGCCGTCCGGCACCACCAAGATTACAACTGGGTGAGCTGGAGATGGACTTTGGCAAACACGAGGCCTATCGCCAAGGGCAGTTGTTGTCCCTGAGCCGCACCGGCTGGCAGATACTGGCCTTGCTGGCTCGCCGCAGCCCGGAAACCGTGGAGCGGGAAGAGATAGAGCGTATGCTCTGGCCCGACTGCCCACCTGACAGCGACAGCCTGCGCAGCCATCTGCATCTGTTGCGGCGGGTGGTGGATAAGCCGTTCGACAGTCAACTGATCCACACCATTCGCGGAGTAGGACTCTGCCTGAGGAGTGACTGA
- a CDS encoding sensor histidine kinase, with protein MMPKFSLKRSYQIYGLIFLAVTLAINSIIPLCMMCTGMFSMHEITLRNAGQAAEAVFLQGSTELDTDNISVFADWQRVPDKIKAINDFQPPTSETGIRYQHLDGPYIDALSVHYTASGQPLYLWLHYDATHDLVFAPKNMTAILLLIVMTFGVVASLAFHMQKQVITPVHKISQAIKQHDWQSMNGFSFPKQGYAELQSIVDALNTSLQQLQKAQQRELNFLRFASHELRTPVAICQSSFELLTLQKGKLTGPVLAASQATAQMKSIIETLLWLTNKSSTRLEKQRLAPAELLRQLATEQEHAQGKQGVIQLDCDDTQLLVLKEPLCIMLNNLLRNALEHGTGEVKVEQRGKCIRVSNSSLQDGMGGFGLGLMLVKRLAKQLGWQFKEYRPPQMFIAEIEITD; from the coding sequence ATGATGCCCAAGTTCAGCCTCAAGCGCAGCTATCAAATTTACGGGCTTATTTTTCTGGCGGTCACTCTGGCCATCAATAGCATCATCCCCCTTTGCATGATGTGCACCGGCATGTTTTCCATGCATGAGATCACTCTGCGTAACGCAGGGCAGGCGGCTGAAGCGGTGTTCCTTCAGGGCAGCACAGAGCTGGATACCGACAACATCAGCGTGTTTGCCGACTGGCAGCGGGTGCCGGATAAGATCAAAGCTATCAATGACTTTCAGCCTCCCACTTCAGAAACGGGTATTCGTTATCAGCATCTCGATGGCCCCTATATCGATGCCCTGAGTGTGCATTACACGGCTTCAGGCCAGCCGCTGTATCTGTGGCTGCATTACGATGCCACCCATGATCTTGTTTTTGCGCCCAAGAACATGACCGCCATTTTATTGCTGATAGTGATGACCTTCGGGGTGGTGGCCAGCCTGGCGTTTCATATGCAAAAGCAAGTGATCACCCCGGTGCACAAGATCAGTCAGGCGATCAAACAGCACGACTGGCAAAGCATGAATGGCTTCAGTTTTCCCAAACAAGGCTATGCCGAGCTGCAATCGATAGTGGATGCGCTCAATACTTCGCTGCAGCAGCTACAAAAGGCCCAGCAGCGGGAACTCAACTTCCTGCGTTTTGCCAGCCACGAGCTGCGCACTCCTGTGGCTATCTGCCAATCATCCTTTGAGCTGCTCACCTTGCAAAAGGGCAAGTTGACCGGGCCAGTACTGGCTGCCAGCCAGGCGACGGCGCAGATGAAGTCCATCATAGAAACCCTGTTGTGGCTCACCAACAAGAGCAGCACTCGGCTGGAAAAACAGCGCTTGGCTCCGGCCGAGTTGTTGCGGCAGCTGGCAACTGAGCAGGAGCACGCCCAGGGCAAGCAGGGGGTTATTCAATTGGATTGTGACGATACCCAACTACTGGTGCTGAAAGAGCCTCTGTGCATCATGCTCAATAATCTGCTGCGCAATGCGCTCGAGCATGGCACCGGCGAAGTCAAGGTGGAGCAGCGGGGCAAGTGCATCCGAGTCAGCAACTCAAGCTTACAGGATGGCATGGGAGGTTTTGGTCTGGGGCTGATGTTGGTCAAGCGACTGGCGAAACAGCTGGGTTGGCAGTTCAAGGAATATCGGCCACCGCAGATGTTTATTGCCGAGATAGAAATTACGGATTAA
- a CDS encoding outer membrane protein OmpK, which produces MSSKWLLSGVALAMAFSANVQADVTKTSLDLGYKFYTSDTKDDNPGVFNQPFLKLNHLGLADWGSYFANIKLENPGEVAENQKNEDGKTTLKSLAIIEHKLGESGFNFWAQNFISASETLVEDNLYLGVTHNSKFGDLALNYGVGFNYTFGHFSPTDENFNDISGYALVLNAKYPLSFAGLKHNLSVNYEAQIDRDEDHQKLFSYDSYGHQIILGWQTQFTDAFYGKLHLTQYDSWGAQYNDGIEYGLAFGYQF; this is translated from the coding sequence ATGAGCTCAAAATGGTTGTTGAGTGGGGTGGCACTGGCTATGGCATTTTCTGCCAATGTGCAGGCCGATGTAACCAAAACAAGTCTGGATCTTGGTTATAAGTTTTATACCAGTGATACCAAGGATGATAACCCTGGCGTCTTTAACCAACCCTTTCTCAAGCTGAATCATTTGGGTTTGGCCGATTGGGGCAGTTATTTCGCCAATATCAAGCTGGAAAACCCGGGTGAAGTCGCGGAAAACCAGAAGAATGAAGATGGTAAAACCACTTTAAAATCATTGGCAATCATAGAGCATAAGCTGGGTGAAAGCGGTTTTAACTTTTGGGCCCAGAACTTTATCTCTGCCAGTGAGACTCTGGTCGAAGACAACCTGTATCTGGGGGTTACGCACAACAGTAAGTTTGGCGATTTGGCGCTGAACTACGGGGTTGGTTTCAACTATACCTTTGGTCATTTCTCACCAACAGATGAGAACTTCAATGACATTTCAGGTTATGCCCTGGTGCTCAATGCCAAATACCCGCTGAGTTTTGCCGGATTGAAGCACAACTTGTCCGTCAACTACGAAGCGCAGATAGACAGGGATGAAGACCACCAAAAGCTGTTCAGTTACGACAGCTATGGGCACCAGATCATTCTGGGTTGGCAGACCCAATTTACCGATGCCTTCTACGGCAAGTTGCACCTGACTCAGTACGACAGTTGGGGTGCACAGTACAACGACGGTATCGAGTATGGGTTGGCTTTTGGATACCAGTTTTAA
- the urdA gene encoding urocanate reductase has product MQLNKSVLGVAVSTAVVITGCQVTHEIIKSQGTAQGKHGEIQVETSIQDGRIVAIDVLKQKENPVLAAAAFKDVKQAIIDNNSVDVDGVSGATVTSNALKKAVAASVEAAGVTLVAATATAKHGEALTPAEYTYDVVVIGSGGAGFSAGLEAMEAGASAVIIEKMPIIGGNSLISGAEMNVAGSWVQKSMGITDSKELFIQDTLKGGDFKGDPEMVKVMVDNAVDAAEWLRDYVKVEYYPNQLFQFGGHSVKRALIPKGHTGAEVIGKFAKKAEEVGLPIHTNTTAERLLMDNNGRVVGVEATKNGKKITYHAKRGVVVATGGFSANVAMRKQYNPELDERYGTTGIAGGTGDGIVMGEKIHADTRNLGYIQTYPICNPETGAIALIADSRFFGAILVNQNGERFVEELERRDVISHAILEQPGRYTYVLWNKDIDDVAGTIGMHQGEYKDFTSRGLMYEVNSIEEAAKVFNIPLENLKKTIKDVNHYAKTGKDEAFNHRAGLVDLSKGPYWILKATPSVHHTMGGLVTDTKTHVLNEQGKVIPGLFAAGEVTGLTHGTNRLGGNAYTDIIVFGRIAGQQAAAN; this is encoded by the coding sequence ATGCAGTTGAACAAATCCGTTTTGGGCGTGGCCGTATCCACTGCCGTGGTGATTACCGGCTGTCAGGTGACCCATGAGATCATCAAGAGTCAGGGGACTGCCCAGGGCAAGCATGGTGAGATCCAGGTAGAAACCAGCATTCAGGATGGCCGTATTGTGGCTATCGATGTGCTGAAGCAGAAAGAAAACCCTGTGTTGGCCGCCGCCGCATTCAAAGATGTGAAACAGGCGATCATAGACAACAACTCTGTAGATGTTGACGGGGTTTCCGGTGCGACCGTGACTTCCAATGCCCTCAAAAAAGCCGTGGCTGCCAGTGTTGAAGCCGCAGGTGTGACTCTGGTTGCCGCCACGGCCACCGCCAAGCATGGTGAAGCCCTGACTCCGGCCGAATACACCTATGATGTGGTTGTGATAGGTTCAGGTGGTGCCGGTTTCAGTGCCGGTCTGGAGGCCATGGAAGCCGGTGCTTCTGCCGTCATCATTGAAAAGATGCCTATCATAGGTGGTAACTCGCTGATCTCCGGCGCCGAGATGAACGTAGCCGGTAGCTGGGTACAGAAGAGCATGGGAATTACTGACTCCAAAGAGCTGTTTATCCAGGACACACTCAAAGGGGGCGACTTCAAGGGTGATCCTGAGATGGTCAAGGTGATGGTAGACAATGCCGTCGATGCCGCCGAATGGCTGCGTGACTATGTCAAGGTTGAGTACTATCCCAACCAGCTGTTCCAGTTTGGTGGTCACAGCGTCAAGCGCGCCCTGATCCCCAAAGGACACACGGGTGCCGAAGTGATTGGCAAATTTGCCAAGAAAGCCGAAGAAGTCGGTCTGCCTATTCACACCAACACTACCGCCGAGCGTCTGCTGATGGACAACAATGGTCGGGTCGTCGGTGTTGAAGCGACCAAAAACGGCAAGAAGATCACTTATCATGCCAAGCGCGGTGTTGTGGTAGCTACCGGTGGCTTCTCTGCCAACGTGGCTATGCGTAAGCAATACAACCCAGAGCTGGATGAGCGTTACGGTACTACGGGTATTGCAGGTGGCACAGGTGACGGTATTGTCATGGGTGAGAAGATCCACGCTGACACCCGCAACCTGGGCTATATCCAAACCTATCCTATCTGTAACCCAGAGACTGGCGCCATTGCCCTGATCGCCGACTCCCGTTTCTTCGGTGCGATTCTGGTCAACCAAAACGGTGAGCGCTTTGTGGAAGAGCTGGAACGTCGCGATGTGATCTCCCATGCGATTCTGGAACAACCCGGTCGTTACACCTATGTGCTGTGGAACAAGGACATCGACGATGTGGCCGGTACCATTGGTATGCACCAAGGTGAATACAAAGACTTCACCAGCCGTGGTCTGATGTATGAAGTGAACAGCATTGAAGAAGCCGCCAAGGTGTTCAACATTCCGCTGGAAAACCTCAAGAAGACCATCAAGGATGTGAACCACTATGCGAAAACCGGTAAGGATGAAGCCTTCAATCACAGAGCCGGGCTGGTGGACTTGAGCAAGGGCCCATATTGGATCCTGAAAGCCACGCCATCAGTACACCACACCATGGGTGGTTTGGTAACAGATACCAAGACCCACGTACTGAATGAACAAGGCAAGGTGATCCCAGGTCTGTTTGCCGCCGGTGAGGTGACAGGTTTGACTCACGGTACCAACCGCCTGGGTGGCAACGCCTATACAGACATCATTGTCTTTGGCCGTATCGCCGGTCAGCAGGCTGCCGCCAACTAA
- a CDS encoding DUF5713 family protein, with translation MSVTNPVIQQRQLLAPMYLDGYFPDFLVDKLKGVLLQLCSEIEALKPEDEGALLQLTHAATLAINELQDEFEANGSELETVARDCLADEFYIISRAYGFDSLDIEQAISPRDW, from the coding sequence ATGTCTGTTACCAACCCCGTCATCCAGCAGCGGCAATTGTTGGCACCTATGTATCTGGACGGCTATTTTCCGGATTTTCTGGTTGATAAACTCAAAGGCGTATTGCTGCAACTGTGCAGCGAGATAGAAGCCCTTAAGCCCGAGGATGAAGGCGCCTTGCTGCAACTGACTCACGCCGCTACCCTGGCCATCAATGAGCTGCAAGATGAGTTTGAAGCCAACGGCAGTGAACTGGAGACAGTCGCCCGGGATTGCCTCGCCGATGAGTTTTACATCATCAGCCGTGCTTATGGCTTCGACAGTCTGGATATCGAACAAGCCATCTCCCCCAGAGATTGGTGA
- a CDS encoding IPT/TIG domain-containing protein gives MSKKTYLALLIAGIMLTGGCNGELEPDEGPGQEVPTDPTDPTDPTDPTDPDPVDPPSHEGSWEIRDEDNDGILDERDDYPFDPTKHQFPQIIEQEPNDNPSIATQAGMAPPFTVRGAISQKSDNGDLFSFEGEAGQFYTLMLSYEDPDFKPNIYFSDAQGNALNFGELEIDPVLKKVAISVEILKDGLYHIGVNDINFDGRPSFSYSARIFADRDSDGVYDQQELALGMDPESDDSDQDGIPDTLEYLYGLAADDFDPDGDGIPNWYDTDSDGDGLSDGFEGGADADGDGQGNFLDLDSDGNGIADAIEAGDNPKHPLDRDLDGVPDFLDLDDDNDGVLDINDQDRLTAVSISSVAILGQAYTVHNDTKVRFFREGDTLNVELDSPLSAGQHFLVITREGLPPINLPLTQASGLITTVLPKGASEVFVSDGALRTNARALKLQPAGTPVISTAGAVMLDENAQVTLYGDSLNGNITVTANGIPLEVISNTAHSARVNVPTGLVDGTLQINNAQGQSNQVQYYVLKEAEVTLTSVGGVDPLGVRVETLLNTTTTLDYNGRANIKVFKNRLTPVTAFVPTADNSQGYVYLNSYLLPGEQQLTLDINSTTFKYVLDFIGVDKIPQASLANFRDTIVTYPEFIELQEHFAGMLQSSPMALEQLSQATNLLLISNSNKIYQRYSQNQVSNTAKAQSFNASPMAMAMVKRASATGSIKPNITNYGTAYFDYSLAATNFLDNWLPSDPSCPNNSEITKEQKNKLQYDGCSELQNRTRLYLSTMIIPLGENGQYDESKLDSPLRKHAQSAWDGNIIGPQSGTYFGLEFWSKDQYYNVCPYQDCLYQVLAPGVDTPLGPSPFSFRNQSAYDEANLKARQYLAIRTVIDGILLKFFDLILIGVGYEPAGFDPVVITKLVIQYSPKLLEETEKLYKDDNVTGTDLANFLEQLAIEFYKNEIEVFYDPANRGKLGPITTAVLQSMGVKPEDLAALAAGAALRKWAPFIGQMEAIKTGAQVADILIDQLKTITDMVGVPVKSDFTLTWGMQIVDIDPAIMKAEPIDKPLSIIGTGFGVNERWYWFDEEPLTELKDEGNNAYEEREYESVSEDGTLLKISVPGSMLKNAVGPIAVAVEHRGQRAESPVKIKIGDGLEIIRLKASSGQPGDLVVIEGLGFSQTKADNRVTFAGKNGERIVAFINKVEPGKLTVKVPNNVVSGNVTVEVDNELSNGLKFEVPHLLEITFGDNGNFNDDIFKLVVDDKVLTDGSSPQRQVGPLSIPLTSGTHTVKLVGIRAEDEIGTYYIQFEGDVLSVSGDELEGRDLLKDSVKQFQVEVGTPQQKARSQYQPLRNLQQE, from the coding sequence ATGTCCAAAAAAACTTACCTGGCTCTGCTGATAGCCGGGATAATGCTGACCGGTGGTTGTAATGGTGAGCTAGAGCCAGATGAAGGCCCGGGTCAGGAAGTTCCAACTGACCCAACAGATCCAACCGACCCGACGGATCCAACTGACCCAGACCCGGTTGACCCACCCAGCCATGAAGGTAGCTGGGAAATACGTGATGAGGACAATGACGGTATTCTGGATGAGAGGGATGATTACCCTTTTGATCCAACAAAACATCAATTTCCTCAAATTATTGAGCAAGAACCCAACGATAACCCCTCAATCGCAACCCAGGCAGGAATGGCTCCCCCATTTACGGTGCGAGGAGCCATTTCTCAAAAATCAGACAATGGCGATCTGTTTTCCTTTGAAGGAGAAGCCGGTCAATTCTACACCTTGATGCTCAGCTATGAGGATCCGGATTTCAAACCCAATATCTACTTTTCTGATGCTCAGGGTAATGCACTCAACTTTGGTGAGTTGGAAATAGATCCTGTGCTCAAGAAAGTCGCTATCAGCGTTGAAATTCTCAAAGATGGCCTTTATCACATTGGCGTCAACGATATTAACTTTGATGGCCGTCCTAGCTTCAGCTACAGCGCCCGTATTTTTGCTGATCGTGACAGTGATGGAGTTTATGACCAGCAAGAACTGGCATTGGGCATGGATCCAGAGAGTGATGACTCAGACCAAGATGGGATACCCGATACTCTGGAGTATCTGTATGGTTTAGCAGCCGATGACTTTGATCCAGATGGCGATGGTATTCCCAACTGGTATGACACAGATAGTGATGGTGATGGCCTGAGTGATGGATTTGAGGGTGGCGCCGATGCAGACGGCGATGGTCAGGGTAACTTCCTCGATTTGGATTCCGATGGCAATGGCATCGCTGATGCCATTGAGGCCGGCGACAATCCCAAGCACCCTTTGGACAGAGATCTTGATGGAGTCCCTGATTTTCTGGACTTGGACGATGACAATGATGGCGTCCTGGATATCAATGATCAGGACAGGCTGACCGCCGTCAGTATCAGCTCCGTAGCTATCCTGGGGCAGGCCTATACAGTCCATAACGATACCAAAGTCAGGTTTTTCCGCGAAGGCGATACACTGAACGTAGAATTGGATTCTCCCTTATCTGCCGGTCAACACTTTTTGGTTATCACCCGGGAAGGCTTACCTCCAATCAACTTACCTTTAACTCAAGCCTCAGGTCTTATCACTACAGTACTGCCCAAAGGTGCCAGTGAAGTTTTTGTCTCTGATGGTGCTCTGCGCACCAATGCGAGAGCCTTGAAACTTCAGCCTGCAGGCACCCCGGTTATCAGCACAGCCGGCGCAGTGATGCTTGACGAAAACGCCCAGGTGACTCTCTATGGTGACAGCCTAAATGGCAATATCACAGTGACAGCCAATGGAATACCTTTAGAGGTCATTTCAAATACAGCCCATTCTGCGAGAGTGAACGTCCCAACAGGACTTGTGGACGGTACGCTGCAAATCAACAACGCTCAGGGACAGAGCAACCAAGTACAATACTATGTACTCAAAGAAGCAGAAGTTACCCTCACCTCTGTAGGCGGTGTTGATCCCTTAGGTGTACGTGTAGAAACACTGCTGAATACCACAACGACACTGGATTACAACGGTCGGGCAAACATTAAAGTCTTTAAGAATCGGCTGACTCCTGTCACAGCCTTTGTTCCTACTGCAGATAATAGTCAGGGATATGTTTATCTAAACAGTTACTTGTTACCAGGCGAACAACAACTGACATTGGATATAAACAGTACGACTTTTAAGTACGTGCTGGACTTTATTGGCGTTGACAAGATCCCACAGGCTTCGTTGGCTAATTTTCGCGACACCATAGTGACTTATCCTGAGTTCATAGAACTGCAGGAACACTTCGCTGGCATGCTGCAAAGTTCTCCAATGGCACTGGAGCAATTATCTCAAGCAACAAACCTGTTGCTAATAAGCAACAGCAACAAGATATATCAGCGCTATAGTCAGAACCAGGTTAGCAACACAGCCAAAGCCCAGTCATTCAATGCTTCTCCAATGGCTATGGCCATGGTCAAGCGGGCTTCAGCAACCGGAAGCATTAAACCAAACATCACCAATTATGGTACGGCTTACTTTGACTATAGTCTTGCGGCCACTAACTTCCTCGATAATTGGCTACCGTCGGATCCAAGCTGTCCCAATAACAGCGAGATCACCAAAGAACAGAAAAACAAACTCCAGTACGATGGCTGCTCAGAGCTGCAAAATCGTACCCGGCTTTATTTGAGTACCATGATTATCCCTCTGGGTGAAAATGGACAGTATGATGAGTCCAAGCTGGATAGTCCGCTGCGCAAGCACGCTCAATCAGCTTGGGATGGCAATATAATAGGACCGCAATCTGGAACATACTTTGGTCTGGAGTTTTGGTCCAAAGATCAGTACTACAATGTTTGTCCCTATCAAGATTGCCTTTACCAAGTTCTCGCTCCGGGTGTAGATACTCCTTTGGGGCCTTCACCATTTAGCTTTCGTAATCAGTCTGCCTATGATGAGGCCAACCTCAAAGCTCGCCAATACTTGGCAATTCGCACCGTCATAGACGGTATCTTGCTTAAGTTTTTTGACCTTATTTTAATCGGGGTAGGTTATGAACCGGCAGGATTCGACCCCGTGGTCATCACCAAGTTAGTGATCCAGTACTCACCCAAGCTGCTAGAGGAAACTGAAAAACTTTATAAGGATGACAATGTTACTGGAACTGACCTTGCCAACTTCCTGGAACAGCTTGCGATAGAATTCTATAAAAATGAAATAGAAGTCTTCTACGATCCTGCCAATAGAGGCAAATTGGGCCCCATCACTACAGCAGTGCTGCAAAGTATGGGAGTAAAACCCGAAGACCTGGCAGCCTTGGCAGCCGGAGCCGCGTTACGCAAATGGGCTCCTTTTATTGGCCAAATGGAAGCGATAAAAACTGGCGCCCAGGTAGCAGACATACTGATCGACCAGCTCAAGACCATTACAGATATGGTCGGCGTACCGGTGAAGTCTGACTTTACCCTCACTTGGGGGATGCAAATTGTCGACATAGACCCTGCCATTATGAAAGCTGAGCCTATAGACAAGCCGTTGTCTATCATCGGCACAGGGTTTGGCGTTAACGAACGTTGGTATTGGTTTGATGAAGAACCCTTAACCGAACTGAAAGATGAGGGCAACAATGCTTATGAAGAGCGTGAATATGAATCTGTCTCCGAGGATGGCACTCTGCTGAAAATAAGCGTTCCAGGCTCTATGTTGAAAAACGCTGTCGGTCCTATCGCCGTTGCTGTTGAGCACAGAGGGCAGCGTGCTGAGTCACCTGTAAAAATCAAGATTGGTGATGGCCTTGAGATCATACGTTTGAAAGCAAGTAGCGGCCAACCCGGTGACCTAGTCGTCATCGAAGGCTTGGGATTCAGCCAAACCAAAGCAGATAATAGAGTCACATTCGCCGGTAAGAATGGTGAACGTATCGTTGCCTTTATCAACAAGGTCGAGCCAGGGAAACTAACGGTGAAAGTCCCCAATAATGTTGTCTCGGGTAATGTCACTGTAGAAGTAGATAACGAGCTCAGCAATGGACTCAAGTTTGAAGTCCCCCATCTACTGGAAATCACTTTCGGTGATAACGGCAACTTCAACGACGATATCTTTAAACTGGTTGTCGATGATAAAGTACTGACCGATGGCAGTAGCCCGCAACGCCAGGTTGGCCCCTTATCAATACCGCTTACCTCAGGCACCCACACAGTAAAACTGGTAGGGATCCGGGCTGAAGATGAGATAGGCACCTATTACATCCAGTTTGAAGGCGATGTTCTCTCTGTCTCGGGGGATGAATTGGAAGGCCGTGACCTATTGAAAGATAGCGTCAAACAATTCCAGGTCGAAGTCGGAACTCCCCAACAGAAGGCTCGTAGTCAATATCAGCCGTTGCGCAATCTGCAGCAGGAATAA
- a CDS encoding TadE family protein, with amino-acid sequence MKRLTSQTGQAMMEFNLALPFLMPLVLVAMMLLVQWGFIYSAKSTLDAATVKAVRSGALNHGSLSAIRKGLSEGMMPLYNQDPSLTGTLGALAKARIAVTTQAKITILSPDKKVFDRFKVRSTYQGKSLYEIPNNNLMYRNPALQNLGNNRQLNIQDANLLQIEVRWCQKLIVPFANYVLREIVSSPLYMPSKEQLECNLLSRATGDIYLAMVSDGLMRMQTPFRM; translated from the coding sequence ATGAAACGGTTAACATCGCAAACAGGCCAAGCGATGATGGAGTTTAACCTCGCTCTGCCCTTTCTGATGCCACTGGTATTGGTTGCCATGATGTTGCTCGTTCAATGGGGATTTATCTATTCCGCCAAGAGCACCTTGGATGCTGCAACCGTCAAAGCCGTGCGCTCAGGAGCCCTCAATCACGGTAGTTTGAGTGCCATACGTAAAGGGCTGAGCGAAGGTATGATGCCCCTTTACAATCAGGATCCCAGCCTGACAGGTACCTTGGGAGCGTTAGCCAAAGCCAGGATTGCGGTGACAACCCAAGCCAAGATAACCATTCTCAGCCCGGATAAGAAGGTCTTCGATCGCTTTAAAGTAAGGTCCACCTACCAGGGCAAGAGCCTCTATGAAATCCCCAACAATAACCTTATGTACCGTAATCCGGCGTTACAAAACCTTGGGAATAACCGACAACTGAACATCCAGGATGCGAATCTTCTACAAATAGAAGTTCGCTGGTGCCAAAAGTTAATCGTTCCCTTTGCCAACTATGTACTCAGAGAGATTGTCAGTTCGCCACTATACATGCCCAGCAAGGAGCAACTGGAGTGCAATCTGCTCAGCCGAGCTACCGGGGATATTTATCTTGCTATGGTCTCTGATGGCCTTATGCGTATGCAAACTCCTTTCAGGATGTAA
- a CDS encoding tetratricopeptide repeat protein: MEKFLITLMCTLMLIMQGCASQTQHQGNQAIMEIQARAEHAYKLAMMDQAESLYLEVLRSVPNYAPGWFRLGNIYTRTGRQDAAIAAYQRCIELEPDNQKAWYNMSLVRLKQSAQVLEIAQQHGDTSSVVHRQIKALLQAIYELQREPSPEQAAR; the protein is encoded by the coding sequence ATGGAAAAGTTCCTAATCACGCTTATGTGCACCCTGATGTTGATTATGCAAGGGTGCGCTTCTCAGACACAGCACCAGGGCAATCAGGCTATCATGGAGATACAAGCCAGAGCTGAACATGCCTACAAACTGGCGATGATGGATCAGGCCGAAAGTCTGTACCTCGAAGTGTTGAGATCTGTTCCCAATTACGCTCCCGGTTGGTTTCGTCTGGGCAACATCTATACCCGAACCGGACGTCAAGATGCTGCCATAGCGGCCTATCAACGTTGCATTGAGCTTGAGCCAGACAATCAAAAAGCTTGGTATAACATGAGCCTGGTACGCTTGAAACAATCTGCTCAGGTATTGGAAATAGCCCAACAGCATGGTGACACTAGTTCTGTGGTTCATAGGCAAATAAAAGCGTTGCTCCAAGCCATCTACGAACTGCAACGTGAACCCAGCCCGGAGCAGGCCGCGAGATGA